A stretch of the Thermus hydrothermalis genome encodes the following:
- the acnA gene encoding aconitate hydratase AcnA gives MKDSFKTLKTLKTASGTYGYYDLTELEKQGLAEVSRLPFSIRVMLESLLRNEDGYQVTREDIEALARWQPEPGEINVPLKLARVILQDFTGVPAVVDLAAMRDAVAKRGGDPKRINPVVPADLVIDHSVQVDAFGTAYAFFYNVEKEYERNRERYLLLKWGQEALENFRVVPPGTGIVHQVNLEYLAKVVMTEKRDGLTLAFPDSLVGTDSHTTMVNGLGVLGWGVGGIEAEAVMLGQPYYMLAPKVVGFKLYGELPEGATATDLVLTITEILRKHGVVGKFVEFYGPGVAKLSLADRATIANMAPEYGATMGFFPVDEETLNYLRLTGRPEELVALVEAYTKAVGLFRTPEAEERVRYSEYLELDLSTVEPSLAGPKRPQDRVPLKEVKKSFLAHLTKPVKERGFGLSPEALGKKVVVKRQDEEFELTHGSVVIAAITSCTNTSNPSVMLGAGLLAKKAVEAGLDTKPWVKTSLAPGSKVVTDYLENSGLMPFLEALRFHVVGYGCTTCIGNSGPLPEDIAKAVEEGDLVVAAVLSGNRNFEGRINPHVKANYLASPMLVVAYALAGRMDIDFTTEPLGHDPNGKPIYLKDIWPSMEEIREAIQKTLDPELFKKEYSKVFEGDERWQALPAPTGELYQWDPESTYIQNPPFFEELGKGQVGDIRGARVLLVLGDSVTTDHISPAGAIPVKSPAGQYLLSKGVKPEDFNSYGARRGNHEVMMRGTFANIRIKNLMLDGIEGGYAKKLPEGDVDFVYNVAMRYKAEGTPLLVIAGKEYGTGSSRDWAAKGTYLLGVKAVLAESFERIHRSNLVGMGVLPLEFLPGQNRESLGLTGYEVYDILGLSDLKPRKLVDIVARKEDGSEIRFQAIARLDTWVEVDYYKNGGILQTVLLNILQEAKAE, from the coding sequence ATGAAGGATAGCTTCAAGACCCTGAAGACGCTAAAGACCGCAAGCGGCACCTACGGCTACTACGACCTGACCGAGCTGGAGAAGCAAGGCCTGGCGGAGGTGAGCCGCCTGCCCTTCTCCATCCGGGTCATGCTGGAAAGCCTCCTGCGGAACGAGGACGGCTACCAGGTGACGCGGGAGGACATAGAGGCCTTGGCCCGCTGGCAACCCGAACCCGGGGAGATCAACGTGCCCCTCAAGCTCGCCCGGGTGATCCTCCAGGACTTCACTGGGGTGCCGGCGGTGGTGGACCTGGCGGCCATGCGGGACGCCGTGGCCAAGCGGGGCGGGGACCCCAAGCGCATCAACCCCGTGGTGCCCGCCGACCTGGTCATTGACCACTCGGTGCAGGTGGACGCCTTCGGCACCGCCTACGCCTTCTTCTACAACGTGGAGAAGGAGTACGAGCGGAACCGGGAGCGCTACCTCCTCCTCAAGTGGGGCCAGGAAGCCCTGGAAAACTTCCGGGTGGTGCCCCCCGGCACGGGCATCGTCCACCAGGTGAACCTGGAGTACCTGGCCAAGGTGGTGATGACGGAGAAGCGGGACGGCCTCACCCTGGCCTTCCCCGATAGCCTGGTGGGCACGGACAGCCACACCACCATGGTGAACGGCCTGGGCGTCCTGGGCTGGGGCGTGGGGGGCATTGAGGCCGAGGCGGTGATGCTGGGGCAGCCCTACTACATGCTGGCCCCCAAGGTGGTGGGCTTCAAGCTTTACGGGGAGCTTCCCGAGGGGGCCACGGCCACGGACCTGGTCCTCACCATCACCGAGATCCTGCGCAAGCACGGGGTGGTGGGCAAGTTCGTGGAGTTCTACGGCCCCGGCGTGGCCAAGCTCTCCTTGGCGGACCGGGCCACCATCGCCAACATGGCCCCCGAGTACGGGGCCACCATGGGCTTCTTCCCCGTGGACGAGGAAACCCTCAACTACCTCCGCCTCACCGGCCGCCCCGAGGAGCTCGTGGCGCTGGTGGAGGCCTACACCAAGGCGGTGGGCCTCTTCCGCACCCCCGAGGCGGAGGAAAGGGTCCGGTACTCCGAGTACCTGGAGCTGGACCTCTCCACGGTGGAGCCTTCCCTGGCAGGCCCCAAGCGGCCCCAGGACCGGGTGCCCCTCAAGGAGGTGAAGAAGAGCTTCCTCGCCCACCTCACCAAGCCGGTGAAGGAGCGGGGCTTTGGCCTAAGCCCGGAGGCCCTGGGCAAGAAGGTCGTGGTCAAGCGGCAGGACGAGGAGTTTGAGCTCACCCACGGCTCCGTGGTCATCGCCGCCATCACGAGCTGCACCAACACCTCCAACCCCTCCGTCATGCTGGGGGCGGGGCTTCTTGCCAAGAAGGCGGTGGAGGCGGGGCTGGACACCAAGCCCTGGGTCAAGACCTCCCTGGCCCCCGGCTCCAAGGTGGTGACGGACTACCTGGAGAATAGCGGGCTAATGCCCTTCCTCGAGGCCCTCCGCTTCCACGTGGTGGGCTACGGGTGCACCACCTGCATCGGCAACTCCGGCCCCCTGCCCGAGGACATCGCCAAGGCGGTGGAGGAAGGGGACCTGGTGGTGGCCGCCGTCCTCTCCGGCAACCGCAACTTTGAGGGCCGCATCAACCCCCACGTGAAGGCCAACTACCTGGCGAGCCCCATGCTGGTGGTGGCCTACGCCCTGGCGGGGCGCATGGACATTGATTTCACCACCGAGCCCCTAGGCCACGACCCCAACGGCAAGCCCATTTACCTAAAGGACATCTGGCCCTCCATGGAGGAGATCCGGGAGGCCATCCAGAAGACCCTGGACCCCGAGCTCTTCAAGAAGGAGTACAGCAAGGTCTTTGAAGGGGACGAGCGCTGGCAGGCCCTCCCCGCCCCCACGGGGGAGCTCTACCAATGGGACCCCGAGAGCACCTACATCCAGAACCCGCCCTTCTTTGAGGAGCTGGGCAAGGGGCAGGTGGGGGATATCCGGGGGGCCCGGGTGCTCCTGGTCCTCGGGGACTCCGTGACCACGGACCACATCTCCCCCGCCGGGGCCATCCCCGTGAAGAGCCCCGCCGGGCAGTACCTCCTGAGCAAAGGGGTGAAGCCCGAGGACTTCAACTCCTACGGCGCCCGCCGCGGCAACCACGAGGTCATGATGCGGGGCACCTTCGCCAACATCCGCATCAAGAACCTCATGTTGGACGGGATTGAGGGGGGGTACGCCAAGAAGCTCCCCGAGGGGGATGTGGACTTCGTCTACAACGTGGCCATGCGCTACAAGGCGGAGGGCACACCCCTTTTGGTCATCGCCGGCAAGGAGTACGGCACCGGCTCCAGCCGCGACTGGGCCGCCAAGGGCACCTACCTCCTGGGGGTCAAGGCGGTGCTGGCGGAAAGCTTTGAGCGGATCCACCGCTCCAACCTGGTGGGCATGGGCGTCCTGCCCCTGGAGTTCCTCCCCGGGCAGAACCGGGAAAGCCTTGGGCTCACGGGGTACGAGGTTTACGACATCCTAGGGCTTTCGGACCTCAAGCCCAGGAAGCTTGTGGACATCGTGGCCCGCAAGGAGGACGGGAGCGAAATCCGCTTCCAGGCCATCGCCCGCCTGGACACGTGGGTGGAGGTGGACTACTACAAGAACGGGGGCATCCTCCAGACGGTGCTCCTCAACATCCTCCAAGAGGCCAAGGCGGAGTAG
- the atpD gene encoding V-type ATP synthase subunit D, with product MSQVSPTRMNLLQRRGQLRLAQKGVDLLKKKRDALVAEFFGLVREALEARKALNQAAQEAYSALLLAQAFDGPEGVAAAGLGVPPLEGVEAEVENVWGSKVPRLKVTFSDKVVLSPVGTPTYTLEAARAFRRYAEALIQVANTETRLKKIGEEIKKTTRRVNALEQVVIPGIRSQIRFIQQVLEQREREDTFRLKRIKGKIEAREQEAEGTRPNPQLEIGAGL from the coding sequence ATGAGCCAGGTCAGCCCCACCCGGATGAACCTTCTGCAAAGGCGGGGGCAGCTCCGTCTGGCGCAGAAGGGGGTGGACCTCCTCAAGAAGAAGCGGGACGCCCTGGTGGCGGAGTTCTTCGGCCTGGTGCGGGAGGCTTTGGAGGCCAGGAAGGCCCTGAACCAGGCGGCCCAGGAGGCCTACTCCGCCCTCCTCCTGGCCCAGGCCTTTGACGGGCCCGAGGGCGTGGCCGCCGCAGGCCTTGGGGTCCCGCCCCTGGAGGGGGTGGAGGCGGAGGTGGAGAACGTCTGGGGGAGCAAGGTGCCCAGGCTCAAGGTCACCTTTTCCGACAAGGTGGTGCTTTCCCCCGTGGGCACCCCCACCTATACCCTCGAGGCCGCCCGCGCCTTCCGGCGCTACGCCGAGGCCCTGATCCAGGTGGCCAACACGGAAACCCGCCTGAAGAAAATCGGCGAGGAGATCAAGAAGACCACGCGGCGGGTGAACGCCCTGGAGCAGGTGGTGATCCCCGGCATCCGCTCCCAGATCCGCTTCATCCAGCAGGTGCTAGAGCAACGGGAGCGGGAGGACACCTTCCGCCTCAAGCGCATCAAGGGCAAGATTGAGGCCAGGGAACAGGAGGCCGAGGGCACCCGGCCGAACCCACAGCTGGAGATCGGGGCGGGCCTCTAA
- a CDS encoding V-type ATP synthase subunit B, whose amino-acid sequence MDLLKKEYTGVTYISGPLLFVENAKDLAYGAIVDIKDGSGRVRGGQVIEVSEEYAVIQVFEETTGLDLATTTVSLVEDVARLGVSKEMLGRRFNGIGKPIDGLPPITPEKRLPIVGLPLNPVARRKPEEFIQTGISTIDVMNTLVRGQKLPIFSGSGLPANEIAAQIARQATVRPDLSGEGEKEEPFAVVFAAMGITQRELSYFIQEFERTGALSRSVLFLNKADDPTIERLLTPRMALTVAEYLAFEHDYHVLVILTDMTNYCEALREIGASREEIPGRRGYPGYMYTDLATIYERAGVVAGKKGSVTQIPILSMPDDDRTHPIPDLTGYITEGQIQLSRELHRKGIYPPIDPLPSLSRLMNNGVGKGKTREDHKQVSDQLYSAYANGVDIRKLVAIIGEDALTENDRRYLQFADAFEKHFINQGQQNRSIEESLQIAWALLSMLPQGELKRISKDHIGKYYGQKLEEIWGAPQALD is encoded by the coding sequence ATGGACCTCTTGAAGAAGGAGTACACCGGCGTCACCTACATCTCCGGTCCCCTGCTCTTCGTGGAGAACGCCAAGGACCTGGCCTACGGCGCCATCGTGGACATCAAGGACGGCTCGGGCCGGGTGCGCGGCGGGCAGGTGATTGAGGTTTCCGAGGAGTACGCCGTCATCCAGGTGTTTGAGGAGACCACGGGGCTGGACCTGGCCACCACCACGGTGAGCCTGGTGGAGGACGTGGCCCGGCTCGGGGTTTCCAAGGAGATGCTGGGCCGCCGCTTCAACGGTATCGGCAAGCCCATTGACGGCCTTCCCCCCATCACCCCGGAGAAGCGGCTTCCCATCGTGGGCCTTCCCCTGAACCCCGTGGCCCGGAGGAAGCCGGAGGAGTTCATCCAGACGGGCATCTCCACCATTGACGTGATGAACACCCTGGTGCGGGGGCAGAAGCTCCCCATCTTCTCCGGCTCGGGCCTCCCCGCCAACGAGATCGCTGCCCAGATCGCCCGGCAGGCCACGGTCCGTCCCGACCTCTCCGGGGAAGGGGAGAAGGAGGAGCCCTTCGCCGTGGTCTTCGCCGCCATGGGCATCACCCAGCGGGAGCTCTCCTACTTCATCCAGGAGTTTGAGCGCACCGGGGCCTTAAGCCGCTCCGTCCTCTTCCTCAACAAGGCGGACGACCCCACCATTGAGCGCCTCCTCACCCCCCGCATGGCCCTCACCGTGGCGGAGTACCTGGCCTTTGAGCACGACTACCACGTGCTGGTGATCCTCACGGACATGACCAACTACTGCGAGGCCCTGCGGGAGATTGGGGCGAGCCGCGAGGAGATCCCTGGGCGCCGCGGCTACCCCGGCTACATGTACACCGACCTGGCCACCATCTACGAGCGGGCCGGGGTGGTGGCGGGGAAGAAGGGGAGCGTGACCCAGATCCCCATCCTCTCCATGCCCGACGACGACCGCACCCACCCCATCCCCGACCTCACGGGCTACATCACCGAGGGGCAGATCCAGCTCTCCCGGGAGCTCCACCGCAAGGGCATCTACCCGCCCATTGACCCCCTGCCCTCCCTCTCCCGCCTCATGAACAACGGGGTGGGCAAGGGCAAGACCCGGGAGGACCACAAGCAGGTGTCCGACCAGCTCTACTCCGCCTACGCCAACGGCGTGGACATCCGCAAGCTGGTGGCCATCATCGGCGAGGATGCCCTCACGGAGAACGACCGCCGCTACCTGCAGTTCGCCGACGCCTTTGAGAAGCACTTCATCAACCAGGGGCAGCAGAACCGGTCCATTGAGGAGAGCCTGCAGATCGCTTGGGCCCTCCTTTCCATGCTTCCCCAGGGCGAGCTCAAGCGCATCTCCAAGGACCACATCGGCAAATACTACGGGCAGAAGCTGGAGGAGATCTGGGGCGCGCCGCAGGCCCTGGACTAA
- a CDS encoding V-type ATP synthase subunit A, whose protein sequence is MIQGVIEKIAGPAVIAKGMLGARMYDICKVGHEGLVGEIIRLDGDTAFVQVYEDTSGLKVGEPVVSTGLPLAVELGPGMLGGIYDGIQRPLERIQEKTGIYITRGVVVHALDREKKWAWTPRVKPGDEVKGGMVLGTVPEFNFTHKILVPPDVRGRVKEVKPAGEYTVEEPVVVLEDGTELKMYHTWPVRRARPVQRKLDPNTPFLTGMRILDVLFPVAMGGTAAIPGPFGSGKTVTQQSLAKWSNADVVVYVGCGERGNEMTDVLVEFPELTDPKTGGPLMHRTVLIANTSNMPVAAREASIYVGVTIAEYFRDQGFSVALMADSTSRWAEALREISSRLEEMPAEEGYPPYLAARLAAFYERSGKVVTLGGEEGAVTIVGAVSPPGGDMSEPVTQSTLRIVGAFWRLDASLAFRRHFPAINWNGSYSLFTGALDPWYRENVAPDYPELRDAISELLQREAGLQEIVQLVGPDALQDAERLVIEVGRIIREDFLQQNAYHEVDAYCSLRKAYGIMKMILSFYKEAEAAIRRGVSIDEILGLPVIERIGRARYVSEEEFPRYFEEAMKEIEGAFKALA, encoded by the coding sequence ATGATCCAAGGCGTGATTGAGAAGATCGCGGGCCCGGCGGTGATCGCCAAGGGGATGCTGGGGGCCCGCATGTACGACATCTGCAAGGTGGGTCACGAGGGGCTGGTGGGGGAGATCATCCGGCTGGACGGGGATACCGCCTTCGTCCAGGTCTACGAGGACACCTCGGGCCTCAAGGTGGGGGAGCCCGTGGTTTCCACGGGGCTTCCCTTGGCGGTGGAGCTGGGCCCCGGGATGCTGGGCGGCATCTACGACGGCATCCAGCGCCCCCTGGAGCGCATCCAGGAGAAGACGGGGATCTACATCACCCGGGGCGTGGTGGTCCACGCCCTGGACCGGGAGAAGAAGTGGGCCTGGACGCCTAGGGTCAAGCCCGGGGATGAGGTGAAGGGGGGCATGGTCCTCGGCACGGTCCCCGAGTTCAACTTCACCCACAAGATCCTGGTGCCCCCCGATGTAAGGGGCCGGGTGAAGGAGGTGAAGCCCGCCGGGGAGTACACGGTGGAGGAGCCGGTGGTGGTCCTGGAGGACGGCACCGAGCTCAAGATGTACCACACCTGGCCCGTGCGCCGGGCCCGCCCCGTGCAACGCAAGCTTGACCCCAACACCCCCTTCCTCACCGGGATGCGCATCCTGGACGTCCTCTTCCCCGTGGCCATGGGGGGCACCGCCGCCATCCCGGGGCCCTTCGGGAGCGGTAAGACCGTGACCCAGCAGTCCCTGGCCAAGTGGTCCAACGCCGACGTGGTGGTCTACGTGGGGTGCGGGGAGCGGGGGAACGAGATGACGGACGTCTTGGTGGAGTTCCCCGAGCTCACCGACCCCAAGACCGGGGGGCCCCTCATGCACCGCACCGTGCTCATCGCCAACACCTCCAACATGCCCGTGGCCGCCCGCGAGGCGAGCATTTACGTGGGCGTGACCATCGCCGAGTACTTCCGCGACCAGGGCTTCTCCGTGGCCCTCATGGCCGACTCCACCAGCCGCTGGGCCGAGGCCTTGCGGGAGATCTCCAGCCGCTTGGAGGAGATGCCCGCCGAGGAAGGCTACCCCCCCTACCTGGCCGCCCGCTTGGCCGCCTTCTACGAGCGCTCGGGCAAGGTGGTGACCTTGGGGGGTGAGGAGGGGGCGGTGACCATCGTGGGGGCGGTTTCCCCGCCGGGCGGCGACATGTCCGAGCCCGTGACCCAGTCCACCCTGCGCATCGTGGGGGCCTTCTGGCGGTTGGACGCCTCCTTGGCCTTCCGGCGCCACTTCCCGGCCATCAACTGGAACGGCTCCTACTCCCTCTTCACCGGGGCCCTGGACCCCTGGTACCGGGAGAACGTGGCCCCCGACTACCCCGAGCTCCGCGACGCCATCTCCGAGCTTCTGCAACGGGAGGCGGGGCTTCAGGAAATCGTCCAGCTGGTGGGGCCGGACGCCCTCCAGGACGCCGAGCGCCTGGTGATTGAGGTGGGGCGGATCATCCGCGAGGACTTCCTGCAGCAAAACGCCTACCACGAGGTGGACGCCTACTGCTCCCTGCGGAAGGCCTACGGCATCATGAAAATGATCCTCTCCTTCTACAAGGAGGCCGAGGCCGCCATCCGCCGGGGCGTGAGCATTGACGAGATCCTGGGGCTTCCCGTCATTGAGCGCATCGGCCGCGCCCGTTACGTGAGCGAGGAGGAGTTCCCCCGCTACTTTGAGGAAGCCATGAAGGAGATTGAAGGGGCCTTCAAAGCCCTGGCCTAG
- the atpF gene encoding V-type ATP synthase subunit F has translation MAVIADPESAQGFRLAGLEAYAAQSPEEAKALLERLVGQGGYALVAVDQGLLPEPEKAVERLMRGKDLPVLLPMAGLKEAFQNPDVEGYMRELVRRTIGFDIKL, from the coding sequence ATCGCCGTGATCGCCGATCCCGAGTCCGCCCAGGGCTTTCGCTTGGCGGGCCTCGAGGCCTACGCCGCCCAAAGCCCGGAGGAGGCCAAGGCCCTTTTGGAGAGGCTGGTGGGGCAAGGGGGGTACGCCCTGGTGGCCGTGGACCAGGGCCTTCTGCCCGAGCCGGAGAAGGCGGTGGAGCGCCTCATGCGGGGGAAGGACCTTCCCGTCCTCCTGCCCATGGCGGGCCTGAAGGAGGCCTTCCAAAACCCCGATGTGGAAGGCTACATGCGCGAGCTGGTGCGGCGCACCATCGGCTTTGACATCAAGTTGTAG
- a CDS encoding V-type ATPase subunit, giving the protein MADDFAYLNARVRARRQSLLKESFFQEALDLAYPEFLRLLSESVYGAELAGQGLPDVDRAVGRTLARLVGDLPGLVTGEAREAVRLLLLRNDLTNLQALLRAKATGRPFEEILLLPGTLKEPLWRQAYEAQDLPGMAQVLSVPGHPLARALRAVLRETQELARVEALLAKRFFEDVAKAAKALEAPFLRDYLALEVDAENLRTAFKLQGQGVSPEGLFVRGGRFVDRVRFARLLEGDYAVLDELSGTPFAPLAGVRDLKELEKRLRCLLLKEARKGASDPLGVGLVLAYVKEREWEAMRLRLLARRAYFGLPRAQVEEEVACA; this is encoded by the coding sequence ATGGCGGATGACTTCGCCTACCTAAACGCCCGGGTGCGGGCGAGGCGCCAGAGCCTCCTGAAGGAGAGCTTCTTCCAGGAGGCCTTGGACCTGGCCTACCCCGAGTTCCTCCGCCTCCTTTCGGAAAGCGTCTACGGGGCGGAGCTTGCGGGGCAGGGCCTTCCCGATGTGGACCGGGCGGTGGGGCGTACCCTGGCCCGGCTGGTGGGGGACCTGCCCGGCCTCGTCACCGGGGAGGCCCGGGAGGCGGTGCGCCTGCTCCTGCTCCGCAACGACCTCACCAACCTGCAGGCCCTCCTGCGGGCCAAGGCCACGGGCCGCCCCTTTGAGGAAATCCTCCTCCTGCCGGGGACCCTCAAGGAGCCCCTTTGGCGTCAAGCCTACGAGGCGCAGGATCTCCCGGGCATGGCCCAGGTCCTCTCCGTTCCCGGCCACCCCTTGGCCCGGGCCCTGCGGGCGGTCCTCAGGGAAACCCAGGAGCTTGCCCGGGTGGAAGCCCTCTTGGCCAAGCGCTTCTTTGAGGACGTGGCCAAGGCGGCCAAGGCCCTCGAGGCTCCCTTCCTGCGGGACTACCTGGCCCTGGAGGTGGACGCCGAGAACCTGCGCACCGCCTTCAAGCTCCAAGGGCAGGGGGTATCCCCCGAGGGGCTTTTCGTCCGGGGGGGGCGGTTCGTGGACCGGGTGCGCTTCGCCCGGCTCTTGGAGGGGGACTACGCCGTTTTGGACGAGCTATCCGGCACCCCCTTCGCCCCCTTGGCCGGGGTGCGGGACCTGAAGGAGCTGGAAAAGCGCCTGAGGTGCCTGCTCCTGAAGGAGGCGCGGAAGGGGGCTTCCGACCCCTTGGGGGTGGGGCTGGTCCTCGCCTACGTGAAGGAGCGGGAGTGGGAGGCCATGCGGCTTAGGCTTTTGGCCCGGCGGGCCTACTTCGGCCTGCCCCGGGCCCAGGTGGAGGAGGAGGTGGCCTGCGCATGA
- a CDS encoding V-type ATP synthase subunit E, with protein sequence MSKLEAILSQEVEAEIRALLEEAKAKAEALRKEAEAKAEALLAARKRALEAQYQAALRRTESAGELLLATARTEAKGEVLEAVRAKVREALAALPEKPEWQEVLRKLALEALSALPEPKGLASHPENLPHLEPLARERGLELTADPALRLGVRALGKEGKTQVENTLEGRLERAWDALSARVAAVLWG encoded by the coding sequence ATGTCTAAACTGGAAGCCATTCTGAGCCAGGAGGTGGAGGCGGAGATCCGCGCCCTTCTGGAGGAGGCCAAGGCCAAGGCGGAAGCCTTGCGCAAGGAGGCAGAGGCCAAGGCCGAGGCCCTTCTGGCCGCAAGGAAGCGGGCCCTCGAGGCCCAGTACCAGGCCGCCCTGCGGCGGACGGAAAGCGCCGGGGAGCTCCTTCTGGCCACCGCCCGCACCGAGGCCAAGGGGGAGGTGCTGGAGGCGGTGCGGGCCAAGGTGCGGGAGGCCTTGGCGGCCCTGCCGGAAAAGCCCGAGTGGCAGGAGGTCCTGAGGAAGCTCGCCTTGGAGGCCCTTTCCGCCTTGCCCGAGCCCAAGGGCTTGGCCTCCCACCCGGAGAACCTACCCCACCTGGAGCCCTTGGCCCGGGAAAGGGGCCTGGAGCTTACGGCCGACCCCGCCCTGCGGCTTGGGGTGCGGGCCTTGGGGAAAGAGGGCAAGACCCAGGTGGAAAACACCTTGGAAGGCCGCCTGGAGCGGGCGTGGGACGCCCTTTCCGCCAGGGTGGCCGCGGTGCTTTGGGGCTAG
- a CDS encoding F0F1 ATP synthase subunit C: MKKLLVLVLVAVFGALALAAEEAAASGGLDRGLIAVGMGLAVGLAALGTGVAQARIGAAGVGAIAEDRGNFGTALIFLLLPETLVIFGLLIAFILNGKL; the protein is encoded by the coding sequence ATGAAGAAGCTGCTCGTTCTGGTTTTGGTAGCGGTGTTCGGCGCGTTGGCTTTGGCGGCGGAGGAGGCGGCGGCCTCCGGAGGCTTGGACCGGGGTCTCATCGCCGTGGGCATGGGGCTCGCCGTGGGCCTAGCCGCCTTGGGCACGGGCGTGGCCCAGGCCCGCATCGGGGCCGCCGGCGTGGGGGCCATCGCCGAGGACCGGGGTAACTTCGGTACCGCCCTCATCTTCCTGCTCCTGCCCGAAACCCTGGTGATCTTCGGTCTCCTCATCGCCTTCATCCTGAACGGCAAGCTCTAA
- a CDS encoding V-type ATP synthase subunit I, with translation MIAPMEKLLLAGPKGRAKELLHSLQQAGVVHLETLRVAELAEYKLSPEEREELRRWEGVAAGAEHTLTLLGQEVAPSRPFPEGLEAAEKALAPIQGHAEGLSRQMQELEEELSLAQAYLEPLEKLAGLAQGLDQSPFLRVIPFLLTEKELPLVEEALQKALEDRFLLASEPYAKGLAALLVVHRRDLEAAKAALSRAGIAELRLPGAYGELPLSQAARRLKERAEAAPRELSEVRQALAKLAKEATSTLQSLWTRAKDEVARLKALEELASGRFGFALLGYVPVKAKSKVEEALARHKEGVVYAFEPVDEHHEADRIPVALDNPPWVKPFELLVSFLNTPKYGSLDPTPVVPIFFPFWFGMIVGDIGYALLFLLLGRWLSGFVKRNEPLVIDLFALRLKPQVIGKLVYILNWMVFWTVVWGFIYGEFFGTFLEHLGVFGTPEHPGLIPILIPRIDTAKTANLLILLSVAFGVVVVFFGLILRAYLGLKHRHMAHFWEGVGYLGGLVGILALAASYLGNLQAGWLAGLMYLGFGVFLLAVLMSRIWLMIPEIFTQAGHILSHIRIYAVGAAGGILAGLLTDVGFAMAERMGLLGALLGIVVAGVLHLLILLLTTLGHMLQPIRLIWVEFFTKFGFYEENGRPYRPFKSVRETQ, from the coding sequence GTGATCGCTCCCATGGAGAAGCTGCTCCTAGCCGGGCCCAAGGGCCGGGCCAAGGAGCTTCTCCATAGCCTGCAGCAGGCGGGGGTGGTGCACCTGGAAACCCTCCGGGTGGCGGAGCTTGCGGAGTACAAGCTTTCCCCCGAGGAAAGGGAAGAGCTGAGGCGCTGGGAAGGGGTGGCGGCGGGGGCCGAGCACACCCTTACCCTCCTAGGCCAGGAGGTGGCGCCTTCCCGGCCTTTCCCGGAGGGCCTCGAGGCGGCGGAGAAGGCCCTTGCCCCCATCCAGGGGCATGCGGAAGGGCTTTCCCGGCAGATGCAGGAGCTTGAGGAGGAGCTTTCCCTGGCCCAGGCCTACCTGGAGCCCTTGGAGAAGCTCGCCGGTTTGGCCCAGGGCTTGGACCAAAGCCCCTTCCTCCGGGTGATCCCCTTCCTCCTCACGGAAAAGGAGTTGCCCTTGGTGGAGGAGGCGCTCCAAAAGGCCTTGGAAGACCGCTTCCTCCTGGCTAGCGAGCCCTACGCCAAGGGGCTTGCTGCCCTTTTGGTGGTGCACCGCCGGGACCTGGAGGCGGCCAAGGCCGCCCTCTCCCGGGCCGGCATCGCCGAGCTCCGCCTGCCTGGGGCCTACGGGGAGCTTCCCCTTTCCCAGGCGGCCCGCAGGCTTAAGGAGCGGGCGGAGGCGGCGCCTAGGGAGCTATCCGAGGTGCGCCAGGCCCTGGCCAAGCTGGCCAAGGAGGCCACCTCCACCCTGCAAAGCCTCTGGACCCGGGCCAAGGACGAGGTGGCCCGGCTGAAGGCCCTAGAGGAGTTGGCTTCGGGCCGCTTTGGCTTCGCCCTTTTGGGCTACGTGCCCGTGAAGGCCAAGTCCAAGGTGGAGGAGGCCCTGGCCCGGCACAAGGAGGGGGTGGTCTACGCTTTTGAGCCGGTGGACGAGCACCACGAGGCGGACCGCATCCCCGTGGCCTTGGACAACCCCCCTTGGGTCAAGCCCTTTGAGCTTTTGGTGAGCTTCCTGAACACGCCCAAGTACGGCTCCCTTGACCCCACCCCGGTGGTCCCCATCTTCTTCCCCTTCTGGTTCGGGATGATCGTGGGGGACATCGGCTACGCCCTTCTCTTCCTCCTCCTTGGGCGCTGGCTTTCCGGGTTCGTGAAGCGGAACGAGCCCCTGGTCATTGACCTCTTCGCCCTCAGGCTCAAGCCCCAGGTGATCGGCAAGCTCGTCTACATCCTCAACTGGATGGTCTTCTGGACGGTGGTCTGGGGCTTCATCTACGGGGAGTTCTTCGGCACCTTCCTGGAGCACCTGGGGGTCTTCGGCACCCCCGAGCACCCGGGCCTCATCCCCATCCTCATCCCCCGCATTGACACCGCCAAGACCGCCAACCTCCTCATCCTCCTCTCCGTGGCCTTCGGCGTGGTCGTGGTCTTCTTTGGGCTCATCCTCAGGGCCTACCTGGGGCTCAAGCACCGCCACATGGCCCACTTCTGGGAAGGGGTGGGGTACCTGGGCGGGCTTGTGGGCATCCTGGCCCTGGCCGCCTCCTACCTGGGGAACCTGCAGGCGGGGTGGCTTGCGGGCCTCATGTACCTGGGCTTTGGCGTCTTTTTGCTAGCGGTCCTCATGAGCCGCATCTGGCTCATGATCCCGGAGATCTTCACCCAGGCGGGGCACATCCTCTCCCACATCCGTATCTACGCCGTGGGGGCCGCAGGCGGCATCCTGGCGGGCCTTCTCACGGACGTGGGCTTCGCCATGGCGGAGCGGATGGGCCTTTTGGGGGCGCTTTTGGGCATCGTGGTGGCGGGCGTCTTGCACCTCCTCATCCTCCTCCTCACCACCTTGGGGCACATGCTCCAGCCCATCCGTCTTATCTGGGTGGAGTTCTTCACCAAGTTCGGTTTCTACGAGGAGAACGGCAGGCCATACCGGCCGTTCAAAAGCGTCCGCGAGACGCAGTAA